AAATTTTACTTTTTATAGTCTTATTTATAGCCTCAGTAGTAATAGTTCTTGCTTGAATTTCAGAAATTGCAATAACTGTTGGTCTTATATTTTTATCTATATAGTTATAGAAATATAACATAATGGCAACTATTATAACAATCCACAATATAAATTTTCTTTTTCTATGAAAAAGTTTATATTTCAAAATTATCCCCCTTTTGTATAATATATTCATAAATAAAATAATAATAGTGGATTATTTTAAAATTTGTATTATAATTGTTTAAAGATAGGCTTTTTTATTTATACGATATACTTATGTATGGTATAATTAATTTATTATATTTATATGCCTTTTCTCGATAAGGAGGTATTAAAATGTCTGAGGAAAATAAAAAGGTAGCCAATAACCAAGATGCTGAGGAAAAAAAGAAGAAAAAGAAGAAAAAAAGAAGTGGTTGGAAAATCTTTTTCATATCATTATTATTGGTTATTATAATTGGGATAGGTGTCGTTGCTGGTGTAGTTATAGGTATTACTAAGGATGCACCTGAAATTGATCCTACAAATATTGAAGCATTGCTTGATCAAACTTCTTTCATACTAGATGAAAATGGTGAGCTTATTGAAAAAATTCAAACTGAAGAATATCGTACTATAGTTGAAATTAATAAGATGCCAGTTCATCTTCAAAAAGCCTTTATTGCCATTGAAGATGAAAGGTTTGATACACATATGGGAGTTGATCCAAAAGGTATTATAAGTTCTTTAATGGATAATATTAAAGCTAAATCAACTGTAAGGGGAGCAAGTACAATAACTCAACAATTAGCAAGAAATTTATACCTTAGTAATGAAAAGAAGCTAGATAGGAAGATAAAGGAAGCTTACTTAGCTTTAAAACTTGAAAAAGCTTTAACTAAAGAGCAAATATTAGAGGCATATTTAAATAGGATTTATTTAGGCCAAAATGCTTATGGGGTACAAGAAGCATCGCAAACTTATTTCTCAAAAGATGTTGAGGAACTAACTATAGCAGAAAGTGCTCTTTTAGCTGGAGTAGTAAAAGGACCTTCGAAATACTCACCTTTCCAAATTGTAAAGCCTGAAGATTTTGATGAAAAAACTATGTTTGAAATTGGACAGGTTGATATTTTAGGGGATAAATATATTGCTTATTATAACGAAACAGCTGTAAAGAGACAAAAGCTTGTACTGGCAAAAATGTTAGAACTTGGTTCTATTACAGAAAATGAATATAATGAAGCTCTTAATGAAGATATTCAAACTAGTCTAAAACCTGGTCAACATAAAATAGCGGGTATATCTTCATACTTTACTGACCATGTTAAAGTACAAGTGATTGAAGACTTAGTAGACCAATTAGGTTATACAAAGGAAGAAGCTGAAAAAATATTATTTACTGGTGGATTAAAAATTTACTCTACTATGGATGTAAACATGCAACATAAAATTGAAGAGGTATATAATAATTTTACAGAAGTATTATTAGGTAATCCAGAGTATCTTAATGCACCAATAATGATAAATTGGCGATTAGATAATGGTGGTAATATAATCGACGATAGAAATAAACTTCTATATGTTAAAAAAGAAAATATGTTTGATGATGAATATAATTTAATTGTCGAAACTGGAACTTTCGAACTAACTGATGCTAGCTTAATAATTAATAATTATAAATTTACACCTTATGAAAGTGCTATTGATATTAAAAATTACTATACAATTGATGATAGAAAAAATTTAGTTACTCATAGTATGGGAGCTTTATCAGTTCCCGAGGATAATTATAAGGTAGGCGAAAATAAAGAGGTTATTATAGATAAAAAATTTCTAAATGAAAATAAAAATTTTTACACCACTGATGATAACGGTAATTTATTAATTAATGAAAAATATTTCTTTAGAAGTAAAGATGGAGTAGTTCAACCTCAATCGGCTACTGTAATTATGGATTATAGAACTGGTCAAATAAAATCTCTTGTAGGTGGTAGAGATATAGAAGGTTCAAGAATG
The sequence above is a segment of the Tissierellales bacterium genome. Coding sequences within it:
- a CDS encoding transglycosylase domain-containing protein; translated protein: MSEENKKVANNQDAEEKKKKKKKKRSGWKIFFISLLLVIIIGIGVVAGVVIGITKDAPEIDPTNIEALLDQTSFILDENGELIEKIQTEEYRTIVEINKMPVHLQKAFIAIEDERFDTHMGVDPKGIISSLMDNIKAKSTVRGASTITQQLARNLYLSNEKKLDRKIKEAYLALKLEKALTKEQILEAYLNRIYLGQNAYGVQEASQTYFSKDVEELTIAESALLAGVVKGPSKYSPFQIVKPEDFDEKTMFEIGQVDILGDKYIAYYNETAVKRQKLVLAKMLELGSITENEYNEALNEDIQTSLKPGQHKIAGISSYFTDHVKVQVIEDLVDQLGYTKEEAEKILFTGGLKIYSTMDVNMQHKIEEVYNNFTEVLLGNPEYLNAPIMINWRLDNGGNIIDDRNKLLYVKKENMFDDEYNLIVETGTFELTDASLIINNYKFTPYESAIDIKNYYTIDDRKNLVTHSMGALSVPEDNYKVGENKEVIIDKKFLNENKNFYTTDDNGNLLINEKYFFRSKDGVVQPQSATVIMDYRTGQIKSLVGGRDIEGSRMLNRATVSQRQPGSTIKPIATYLPALDNGFTTASTIDDIPHYNDDGKLWPTNWNKSYGGLTTLRKSVEQSVNVNSVKTVEAIGIETS